The following proteins are encoded in a genomic region of Actinomycetota bacterium:
- a CDS encoding adenine nucleotide alpha hydrolase family protein → MMETTCEHGVEMVEGRCRICGDRTEILRLTEFNLKLCKHCFLRFYERRVRRALEKHAMAGEGDRVALAVSGGKDSTALLFALKRLGTVMDFELRALHFHLNMGEYSRLNLEMVEAQAELAGVPLEVVRLDDLGLRVQRVKGWNACAVCGAIKRSLMNREARRMEATAVATAHTLEDVLLFTFKNLLSRKYYVPQPVLPPTGGLPRKVKPLVYTPERLNLAYCRLREVPVFEDKCPEWTPRGHALKGVFEHMEEVMPSGKLQLLLSLMQAFPPQWEEVESPRRPCARCGEPSAQGLCALCQLAEWFSRRPRERDGGERG, encoded by the coding sequence ATGATGGAGACGACATGCGAGCACGGCGTGGAGATGGTAGAGGGGCGATGCCGCATCTGCGGCGACCGCACCGAGATCCTGCGCCTGACGGAGTTCAACCTCAAGCTGTGCAAACACTGCTTCCTGAGGTTCTACGAGCGCCGCGTGCGCCGCGCCCTGGAAAAACATGCCATGGCGGGAGAGGGAGACCGCGTGGCGCTTGCGGTCTCCGGGGGCAAGGATTCCACCGCCCTGCTCTTCGCCCTCAAGCGCCTGGGCACGGTGATGGACTTCGAGCTCCGCGCCCTCCATTTCCACCTCAATATGGGAGAGTACTCGCGCCTCAACCTGGAGATGGTGGAGGCGCAGGCGGAGCTTGCCGGCGTCCCCCTGGAGGTGGTGCGCCTCGACGACCTGGGACTGCGCGTGCAGCGGGTGAAGGGTTGGAATGCCTGCGCGGTCTGCGGGGCCATCAAGCGCTCTCTGATGAACCGCGAGGCCAGGCGCATGGAGGCCACCGCGGTGGCCACCGCCCATACCCTGGAGGACGTGCTGCTCTTCACCTTCAAGAACCTGCTCTCGCGCAAGTACTACGTCCCGCAGCCCGTCCTTCCCCCCACCGGAGGCCTGCCGCGAAAAGTCAAGCCCCTCGTCTACACGCCGGAAAGGCTGAACCTGGCCTACTGCCGCCTGCGGGAGGTCCCCGTATTCGAGGACAAGTGCCCTGAATGGACGCCCCGCGGCCACGCCCTCAAGGGGGTTTTCGAGCACATGGAGGAGGTCATGCCCTCCGGCAAGCTCCAGCTCCTGCTCTCCCTCATGCAGGCGTTCCCTCCGCAGTGGGAGGAGGTGGAGAGTCCGCGCCGTCCCTGCGCGCGCTGCGGCGAGCCCTCCGCCCAGGGTTTATGCGCCCTCTGCCAGCTCGCTGAATGGTTCTCCCGCCGCCCCCGAGAGCGGGATGGGGGAGAGCGCGGCTGA
- a CDS encoding amidohydrolase, which yields MQIIDTHAQLWTEEAIMSMPESMRQGYLRIFGENLPKIGDTLEDMDAAGVAKSVIVAIDAETRWGYKVSNELVAQTVAEHPDRFIGFASVDPRKGVLAVRELRRAVEELGLRGLKLLPHLLELRPNDREMYPVYEAARDLGIPVLFHAGTQFHTGTKLKYCMPVDMDEVAVDFPDLKIIIAHFGWPWYEETMTICQRNLNVWFNIAGWAPRHIPEFVVRYMDRVLSHKALFGSDYPLVSRRRIVEELKGLGLKEETLRRLLHDNAAQLLGLQE from the coding sequence ATGCAGATCATCGACACCCACGCTCAGCTCTGGACGGAGGAAGCCATAATGTCGATGCCCGAATCCATGCGCCAGGGCTACCTGCGCATCTTCGGGGAAAACCTGCCCAAGATCGGCGATACCCTCGAGGACATGGACGCCGCGGGGGTGGCGAAATCGGTGATCGTGGCCATCGACGCGGAGACGCGCTGGGGCTACAAGGTGAGCAACGAGCTGGTGGCGCAGACGGTGGCCGAGCACCCCGACCGCTTCATCGGCTTCGCCAGCGTGGATCCGCGCAAGGGCGTGCTGGCGGTGCGGGAGCTGCGGCGCGCCGTCGAGGAGCTTGGCCTGCGCGGCCTGAAGCTCCTCCCCCACCTCCTGGAGCTCAGGCCCAACGACCGCGAGATGTACCCCGTTTACGAGGCGGCGAGGGATCTCGGCATCCCCGTGCTCTTTCACGCCGGCACCCAGTTCCACACCGGCACCAAGCTGAAGTACTGCATGCCCGTGGACATGGACGAGGTGGCGGTGGACTTCCCCGACCTCAAGATCATCATCGCCCACTTCGGATGGCCGTGGTACGAGGAGACCATGACCATCTGCCAGCGCAACCTTAACGTGTGGTTCAACATCGCGGGCTGGGCACCCCGCCACATCCCCGAATTCGTGGTCCGTTACATGGACCGCGTGCTCTCCCACAAGGCTCTCTTCGGCAGCGATTATCCCCTGGTCTCCCGCCGGAGGATAGTCGAGGAGCTGAAGGGGCTGGGGCTGAAGGAGGAGACGCTGCGGCGTCTCCTGCACGACAACGCCGCGCAGCTTCTCGGCCTGCAGGAATGA
- a CDS encoding zinc-ribbon domain-containing protein, whose protein sequence is MNMAYCQKCGREMSEGAAFCPACGAPAAAGAPSAPPPSAGPASAPPPPPGTQPPLGQYPAGAPPAHVPGVVPPPPARKRMGSGWKAAIIIVVSIVVVVAVGAVLLGVLVFRAVKAPVDVTNQYIEAVNDGDASAAWELLHPSSRFKRDYTLSTFKSQVIEPTTRLKSWNANEVEVKNERAEVGVDMEDVEGEKFRVVFDLRKYGSEWKVFDYSLD, encoded by the coding sequence ATGAACATGGCCTACTGCCAGAAATGCGGCAGGGAGATGTCGGAGGGCGCCGCCTTCTGTCCCGCGTGCGGGGCACCCGCGGCCGCCGGCGCTCCGTCCGCGCCGCCGCCTTCCGCAGGCCCCGCATCCGCGCCCCCCCCACCGCCGGGGACGCAGCCGCCCCTTGGGCAGTACCCCGCGGGAGCGCCGCCCGCCCATGTACCCGGAGTGGTGCCGCCTCCGCCCGCGAGGAAGAGAATGGGTTCGGGCTGGAAGGCTGCGATCATCATCGTGGTCTCCATCGTCGTAGTGGTGGCGGTGGGAGCGGTCCTGCTGGGCGTCCTGGTCTTCAGGGCGGTCAAGGCTCCCGTGGACGTCACCAACCAATACATCGAGGCGGTGAACGACGGAGACGCGAGCGCGGCCTGGGAGCTCCTGCACCCGTCATCGCGTTTCAAGCGCGACTACACCTTGAGCACCTTCAAGTCCCAGGTCATCGAGCCCACCACCAGGCTCAAGAGCTGGAACGCCAACGAGGTGGAGGTGAAGAACGAACGCGCCGAGGTCGGGGTGGACATGGAGGACGTGGAAGGAGAGAAATTCAGGGTGGTCTTCGACCTCCGGAAATACGGCTCCGAGTGGAAGGTGTTCGATTACTCCCTGGATTGA
- a CDS encoding response regulator — protein MGEKTVLVIEDDRSIARLAEIVLNNRGLKTYICLDAGNAVEIARRLGPDLIILDIHMPRRSGMWVLKRLRQDSATMDTPIIVNSVLTRTQSIEQLKKMGASEFVPKSAGIEALVEKVLSFLEA, from the coding sequence ATGGGCGAGAAAACGGTGCTGGTTATCGAGGACGACCGTTCCATAGCGAGGCTGGCCGAGATAGTGCTGAACAACCGGGGGCTCAAGACCTACATTTGTCTCGACGCCGGCAACGCCGTGGAGATCGCGCGCCGCCTCGGTCCCGACCTCATCATCCTCGATATCCACATGCCGCGGCGCAGTGGCATGTGGGTGTTGAAAAGGCTGCGGCAGGACAGCGCGACCATGGACACCCCCATCATCGTCAACTCCGTGCTCACGCGCACCCAGAGCATCGAGCAGTTGAAAAAGATGGGTGCGAGCGAATTCGTCCCCAAGAGCGCGGGCATAGAGGCACTGGTGGAGAAGGTGCTCTCCTTTCTCGAGGCCTGA